A part of Drosophila bipectinata strain 14024-0381.07 chromosome 3L, DbipHiC1v2, whole genome shotgun sequence genomic DNA contains:
- the LOC138926453 gene encoding peritrophin-44, which translates to MEHKCNLWSGSGYMGDPSDCRGWGFCEKNKLIERKNCIDGLFYNFRDGTCKKKGKAMCYSDLDEICASMKPEDYVANPADCQRFVKCMSIEDPIWSKCGEDQVFSNVEQKCIQEVSGCPQDNICSNMVDNALMAHPSSCKYYFKCYNGFATKMNCSADRYFNRESGHCQSWLPERCSRVEESHLDSPSPKDSHICSKYYQVDQLGEQKIPDMTTCYGYYTCTSQFDLGKWSSCPVGSHFVWWLQKCAPPEENSCSYDRCKNHRKSFVTTLNTGCREYTVCHNQSSIRSEKCPDKYPYFDEIKGQCGVVFPNHRVCYMNG; encoded by the coding sequence ATGGAGCACAAGTGCAATTTGTGGTCTGGAAGTGGATATATGGGTGATCCCAGCGACTGTCGCGGCTGGGGTTTTTGTGAAAAGAACAAACTAATTGAACGGAAAAACTGCATTGATGGATTATTCTATAATTTCCGGGATGGcacttgtaaaaaaaaaggaaaagcaaTGTGCTATTCAGATCTTGATGAGATTTGTGCCAGTATGAAACCGGAGGACTATGTTGCCAATCCTGCAGATTGCCAGAGATTTGTAAAGTGCATGTCCATCGAAGACCCCATATGGAGTAAGTGTGGGGAGGATCAGGTGTTCAGCAATGTGGAACAAAAATGCATTCAGGAGGTCTCAGGATGCCCCCAGGACAACATCTGCTCCAACATGGTGGACAACGCTCTCATGGCTCATCCAAGCTCCTGCAAATACTACTTTAAGTGTTACAATGGATTCGCCACAAAGATGAACTGCTCTGCGGATCGATATTTCAACCGCGAATCGGGTCACTGTCAGTCCTGGCTGCCAGAAAGGTGCTCCAGAGTAGAAGAATCTCATCTAGATTCCCCATCGCCCAAGGACTCCCACATATGCTCCAAGTACTACCAGGTGGATCAATTGGGCGAGCAGAAAATCCCGGATATGACGACCTGCTACGGCTATTACACCTGCACTTCCCAGTTCGATTTGGGAAAGTGGAGCAGCTGTCCAGTTGGCAGTCACTTTGTTTGGTGGCTACAAAAGTGTGCTCCTCCAGAGGAAAATAGCTGTTCTTACGACAGGTGTAAAAACCATAGAAAGTCCTTTGTGACCACCTTAAATACAGGATGTCGCGAGTATACGGTCTGTCACAATCAAAGCTCTATCAGATCGGAGAAGTGCCCTGATAAGTATCCCTACTTTGATGAGATAAAGGGTCAGTGTGGAGTGGTATTTCCAAACCATAGAGTTTGTTACATGAATGGTTAa